In Nocardia terpenica, the genomic window CCGCCGCGATCACCACCGCGACGGCGATCGCGGCGGCGGCATACATGTCGGCGCGCGTTCGCCGCTCGGGTGCGAGCACGTCCCCGAGGTTAGCAGGAGACCTCAGGTGCCGATGACGGCGTTCATGATGGTTCCCGCGCTGGTCGCGACGATGCCGCCGATCATGGCCCCGGCCACCATCTTCGGGGACTGGGAGCCGCCGCCGGTCCACTTCTCCCACGCGAAGTGGCCGCCGGAATAGGTGATGGCGAGGACGCCCGCCAGGAGCACGAACCAGGTGAAGTACCGCACCAGCTTCATCAGCTTGTCGGCCGCGGGCGGCGCCTCGGGGGTGGGATTGCCGAGCTGCGCGAGGACGGTGTCGTGAATGGCCGCGAGTATCATGGCGCGCTCTTTCGGTATCGGTGGATCTGCCCGGTACTTCCCCGAGAATGATAGGGGCGGAACGGGTTTGACACGCCATGAATCGAGGCGGCGCGCGGGGCAGGTGAACCGGCCGGTCCGTTCGTCGAATCGACTCGCCGATAACGCAAACGCCGAGGCGGCCGTCACCGCAATGGTGACGGCCGCCTCGAAAGGTGTTCTGCCGTGGTGAATTACACCGTGGCGACGGCGATCTGCGCCTCGGTGATCGCCTCCGCGCCGGACTCGCCGGACGGCTTGCGCCGCCGACGGCGACGGCGCGCGGGCTTGTCGGCCTGCTCGCCGGTGTCCTCGCCGTTCGTCTCCTGCGCGGCGGCGGGCTCGGCGGATTCGACTGCGGTACCGCCGGTTTCGGCTTCCGCGCCGTCCTCGGCCCCGCCGCGCCGACGCCGCCGGCGACGGCGCGCGGGCTTGTCGGCAGTGTCGGCCGGGTCGTCCGCGGCCGAATCCGTGACCGCTGCGGTCACTTCGGTTGCGGTGTCGGTGTTTTCGGTGGTCTCGACCTCGGCGCCGTCCACCGGCTTACCGCCGCGGGTGCGCCGGCGCTTGCGCGTGCGCGGGGCGCGCGGCTCGCGCTCCACCACGACGGCGTCCTCGTCCCGGACCGGCTTGCGGCGCGGCATGCCGTTGGCGTTCTCCGGGATGCCCAGGTCCGTGAACAGGTGCGGGGAGCGCGAATAGGTCTCCACCGCCTCGGGGATGCCCAGGCCGAGCGCGGAATCGATGGCGGCCCAGCGGTTCAGCTCGTCCCAGTCGACCAGCGTGACCGCGACACCGGTGCGGCCCGCGCGGCCGGTGCGGCCGATGCGGTGCACGTAGGTCTTCTCGTCCTCGGGGCACTGGTAGTTGATGACGTGGGTGACGTCGTCGATATCGATGCCGCGCGCGGCGACGTCGGTGGCGACCAGCACGTCGATCTTGCCCTTGCGGAACTTGTCCAGCGCCTTCTCGCGCGCGATCTGACCCAGGTCGCCGTGCACGGCCCCGACGGCGAAGCCGCGCTCGGCCAGCTCGTCGGCCACCTTCTGCGCGGTGCGCTTGGTGCGGGTGAAGATCATGGTGGCGCCGCGGCTCTCGGCCTGCAGAATGCGCGCGACCAGCTCGCTCTTGTCCAGCGCGTGCGCGCGGTAGACGAACTGCGCGGTGCGGTCGTGCACCGCGGAGTCGTGCGGCTCCTCGGCCCGGATGTGGGTGGGCTTGTGCAGGAAGGTGCGGGCCAGGGTGATGATCGGGCCGGGCATGGTCGCCGAGAACAGCATGGTCTGGCGCTGTTCGGGAACCATGGTCAGAATCCGCTCGATATCGGGCAGGAAGCCCAGGTCGAGCATTTCGTCGGCCTCGTCGAGCACCAGCACCGCGACCTTGCCGAGCACCAGATGCTGCTGCTCGGCCAGGTCCAGCAGGCGGCCGGGCGTGCCGACGACCACGTCGACGCCGCCGCGCAGCGCCTCGATCTGCGCCTCGTAGGGGCGGCCGCCGTAGATGGAGGTCACCCGCAGCGGGCCCTGGTGGTTGGTCAGATACTTGCTCGCGTTCTCCAGGTCCTGGGTGACCTGGATGCACAGCTCCCGGGTGGGCACGATGATCAGCGCCCGCGGGGTGCCGTCCAGCGGCGTGGTGCCCGAATCGCTCGACGCGATCCGGTGCAACAGCGGAACGCCGAAACCGAAGGTCTTGCCCATGCCCGTGCGGGCCTGGCCGATGAGATCCTCGCCGGCCAACGCCAGCGGCAGCGTGAGTTCCTGAATCGCGAAGGTGCGCTCGATTCCGATCTCGCCGAGCGCCCGCACGACTTCTTCCCGGACGCCCAATTCGGCGAACGACGGTGCGGTATGGGTGGGGTCGAGTTCCGCGGTCACCAGGGTGTCTGTCAACCCGGGTTCCTGTTCTACGGTGATCTTGCTCAGGTTCGTGCCTTCCTCGTGTTATCGCATCTCGCACGCACGAGGTGTGGGGCGGACCCGGTGGTCCGCGACGGCCACGTATCCGGCGATGATTCCCGATCGGCCGCTGCGGGATACCCGGCGGGCATCTACCTGGCGCGACGCAATGGGTGCGGATCTGGTGCGCGCACATTTTCCGTGAGCGACGGTTTCCCGGCCCTCCCGCGACCGAAGTAGTCGCCTGCGGAAATTCCGTTGCCCACGGGGATTGTAGCCGGATACTCTCTTGCGCCCTATTTCCGCCACCCGCAAATGCCGGGGGCTATCGCGGGATTGTCCGAGCGTGCTTCGGTGGTTTCGCGGTGCGGTCGCTCGGCGTGCGCTGCGGCACAGGACAATTCATCGGGCGGGGGGAATTTCCGGCGTGGCGTTCGGCGGCCCGGCGGGCGGCGCGACGGTGGCCAACACCACATGTGTGAGACAGCGTGTCACGGGATAGGTTCGTGCCGTGAGTCTGGCAGACACCGTATCCACCGCCGCCCGCAACGCCTGGGCACTGACCCTCGGCGACGGCCTCGAGGAACCGCGACCGACCCCGTCGACGGTGCTGTGGGACGAACCGCACCGCCTGCTGCGCCGCTACGACCGCCCGGCCGACGCCCCCGCCGTCGACGACGCCGCGGTGCTGCTGGTGCCGCCGCTGGCCGCGCCCGCCTGCTGCTTCGATCTGCGGCCCGATCAGAGCGTGGCCCGGTTCCTGCTCGACACCGGCCGCCACCCGTACCTGATCGATTACGGCGAGATCGGTTTCGCGGACCGGCGCATGGGCTTCGAGGACTGGATAGACGACATCCTGCCCGCGGCGATCGGGCGGGCGTCCGCCGACCGCGACGGGGCGCCGGTCGACCTGATCGGCTGGTCGCTGGGCGGCGTGCTGGCGCTGCTCACCGCGGCCGCCGATGCCGCGCTGCCGATCCGCTCGATCACCGCCGTCGGCGCGCCGCTGGACTACGACCGGATGATCGGCGTGCCGCAGATGCGGGCGCTGGCCCGGTTCACCCGCGGCATGGGCACCTCGACGCTGGTCCGCGCCGCCGGCGGCGTGCCCGCCGCGCTGACCCGGATCGGCTACCGCGTCACCTCCTGGGAGCGCGAGCTGCGGCGGCCGCTGTTCATCGCCACCAATATCACCGACGCCGAGACGCTGGGCCGGATGCAGACCATCGACCGGTTCCAAGCCCAGCTGCCGGGCTATCCGGGTCGGCTGTACAACCAGCTGTGGAGCCGGTTCATGCTGGCCAACGACATCGGCAGGGGCGTGGTCCGGCTGGGGGAGCACGAGATCGCGCTGGCCGATGTCACCGTGCCGGTGCTGCTGGTGGGCGGGCCCACCGACGTGATCACCCCGGCCGCGGCGGTGCGGCACGGCACGGTCACCCTGACCGGCGCGCCCGAGATCCGCTACGAGACCGCGCCGGGCAGCCATCTGGGCATCCTGACCGGGCCGTCCGCCCGCGACACCACGTGGACCTACCTCGAGAAGTTTCTGCGAGATCAGCGATGACGGCACACCCGTTGCCCGCCGCCCCGGCTAGGGTAAGGACCATGGGAGCAAACCCGCCTGCCGCTCTGGGTGTTTCGCCCGCCTCCGACGGCCGCATCCCCGCCGATCATCCCGGCGTGACCGACCTGTTCGCGGTGCTCGCCTACGGCGAGATCTCCGCCTTCTACCGCCTGGCCGAGGAGGCCAAGCTCTCGCCGTCGCTGCGCGGCAAGGTGGCCGTGGCGACCATGGCCGCCGCGGAGATGAACCATTTCCACACCCTCGAGCAGGCCCTGCGGCAGCGCGGCGTCGACGTCTTCGACGCGATGGCGCCGTTCGTGCGGGCCCTGGACGCCTATCACGACTCCACCGACCCCTCGACCTGGCTCGAGTCGATGGTGAAGTTCTACGTCGGCGACGGCATCGCCGCCGACTTCTACACCGTGCTGTCGGATGCGCTGGCCCCCGAGGTCGCCGCGGTGGTGCGCGATGTGCTCGCCGAGACCAGTCACTCGCAGTTCGTGGTGGAGGAGGTGCGCCGGGCGGTCACCGAGAGTCGTTCCGAGCGCGACCGGCTCACGCTGTGGGGCCGCCGCCTGCTCGGCGAGGCCATCACCCAGGCGCAGTACGTCATGGCCCAGCGCGACGAGCTCACCGAGCTGGTGCTGGCGGCGACGGGCGATCTGAACGGCATCGCTGCCCTGTTCGAGCGCATGCAGGCCAGCCATACCGAGCGCATGCGGGTGCTGGGTCTCGGGTAGCACACGTTCGCTGACAGCGCAGGCCGCCGCGTCGTTGCGCGCGATGGTCCTGCATTAGCCTGAGCAGGACAGCATAAGGACTCTAGGAGGTTGGCCGTGGAGGTCAAGATCGGTATTTCGGATAGCCCGCGCGAGCTGGTGATCTCCAGCTCGCAGACCCCCGAGGAGGTCGAGGCGGCGGTGTCCGGCGCGCTGCAGGGCAAGGACAGCGTCGTGTCGCTGACCGACGAGAAGGGCCGCAAATACCTGATCCAGGCCGCCAAGGTCGCCTACGTGGAGATCGGCACCTCGACCAGCGGCCGCGTCGGCTTCGCCGCCGTCTAGGCTAGTCCGCCTCTCCGCGTTTTTTGGCCATACCAGTTGGGTGACACGGGAGTTGGTCACAGGTCTTGCGTGGGGTGCCCGGCTGAGTTCTGGGCGTACCCGGCGAGTTACCCGTGTTCTTTCGAAATCAGTTGTTCCGGTGCGTAACTCAAAGGGTTACGCACCGGGCAAATGAGTCGGGGTCGTCAGCCTTGGCGGACCGGCACGTGGGACAGGCCGCCCCAGCACAGCTGGACCGTGGTGTCGACTGCCTCTTCCTTCGGAATCGGGCGGTCGGCCTCCAGCCAGTAGCGGGCGGTGATCTGGCTGGCGCCGACCAGGCCCACGGCCAGGATGCGGGCGCGGTAGGGATCGAGGCCGGAGTCGTGGGCGACGAGGTCGAAGACCGCGTCCACGCACGCCTCGGTGGCCTGCTCGACCCGGCGCTGCACCTGCGGCTCGCTGGTCAGGTCGGACTCGAAAACCAGGCGGAAGCCCTGGGTCTCGTGATCGACGAAGTCGAAGTACGCCTGCACGGCCGCGCGGACGCGCTGGCGGTTGTCGGTGGTGGAGCGCAGGGCCTGGCGCACGCTGGAGACCAGCACGTCGCTGTAGTTCTGCAGCACCGCGAGGTACAGCTCGAGTTTGCTCGAGAAGTGCTGGTACAGAACTGGTTTGGACACTCCTGCGCACTGCGAGATCTCGTCCATGCCGGCCGCGTGGTAGCCGCGCAGCACGAAGACCTCGCTGGCCGCCGCGAGCAGTTGGGCGCGGCGGGCGTCGCGGGGCAGGCGAGTTCCGCGCTTGCTCGGTGCCATGGCCTCGGGCGACAGTCGATTGGACGTCATCCGGTCCACGAGGTCAGTCATTTCGGTTCTCCCAATCGATTCCCGGCGGTAATAAGGACGTGCACGGGTATCTGTCGAACGATACTCGCACAGCGTGTGGCGTGCAGACGCTCGGACCACTATGCCCGAGGCGCACCGCGTCCGTGCGCACTTTGCCCGAGGGGCACGCGGACCGCCCCGCCATCTTGTTGGCAATCTGTCAGTAACCGGCGGTCGTGAGAAATCTCGCACAGCCGTGAGAAATCTCGCAACCCCTACGGCTCAGGATAGGTCCGGGAGTGCCACCGGACCGGTTGTGAGACGCTGAGGTACGTGACCGACCAACGGGGCAGACCCACCGACGGGCGCGATTCGCGCCGCCCCGTGGGCGCCGGCGCGTCGCGAGCGAATGCCCCCGGGTCGAAACGCAAGGGCAAACAGCAGGTGGAAGTGTACGACCCGCTCGGCCTGTACGACGAGGATGCCCGGTGGGACGGCGTGGCATCGCATCAGCCGCTGCGGGCGAGCTGGGATCCGACCGCCTCGGACGCGCGGACGCGTCCGGACCGGGACACCCGCAAGCGGAACGCGCTGAGCCGCTTCGTACACGCCTACGGCTGGCGGGCCTACGCGCTGCCGGTGCTGTTCGTGATCACCGTGCTGGTCGCCGTGGACGCGGTCAAGGGGGGTGGCGATTCGACCGGGTCGGGCGTGCCCGGACTGGGACGGCTGAGCCAGCGCACGGACCGGGCGGGCATCATCGGCGCGCCGCCCAAGGGAGACGGCAAATTCGCGGGCGACCTGCCCACCGGGGCGCTGCCCGAGGGCGGTCCGTTCGCCGAAACCGGCATGGGCACTTGGCATGTGGTGCCCGGTACCGCCGCGCCCGTGGGCGCGGCCCAGGCGCACATGTTCACCTATACCGTCGAGATCGAGAACGGCATCGACACCTCGGGAATCGGCGGTGACGATTCGGTGGCGAAGATGGTGGAGGCCACGCTCGCGAATCCGAAGAGCTGGACCCACGATCCCCGATTCGGTTTCCGCCGCGTCGATTCCGGCGATCCGGACTTCCGCGTCTCGCTCACCTCGCGCCAGACCACCAAGGGCGCCTGCGGTTTCGAGATCCCGATCGACTCCTCCTGCTACAACTCCGATCTCGGCCGGGTGGTGCTGTCGGAGGTGCGCTGGGTGCGCGGGGCGCTGGCCTTCGAGGGCGATATCGGCTCGTATCGGCAGTACCAGATCAATCACGAGGTCGGGCACGCCATCGGCTACCACGAGCACCAGCCGTGCGAGACCGACGGCGGCCTGGCGCCGGTGATGATGCAGCAGACCTTCGGCACCCGCAACAACGAGATCGCCGCCCTCGACCCGCACGGCGTGGTTCCGATGGACGGCAAGAAGTGCCGGTTCAATCCGTGGCCCTATCCCCGGAGGTGAGAATCCGCGCCGGTCACCACTGGGGCAGGATGGGCGGGGAAGAACGATCCGATTCGTCGTGTTGCACCGGTCAGCGTTGCCGCGAGGCGTGTCATGGCGAAGTCGATTCGAGGAGTCCGAGGACGTGTCATCAGCAAAGTCCCTGCCGCCACTGGTAGAACCGGCCGCGGAGCTGACCAAGGATGAGGTCGCCCGCTACAGTCGGCACCTGATCATCCCGGATCTCGGGATGGACGGGCAGAAACGCCTGAAAAACGCCAAGGTGCTGGTGATCGGCGCGGGCGGGCTGGGCTCGCCGGCGCTGCTGTACCTGGCCGCGGCCGGGGTCGGCACGCTGGGCATCGTGGAGTTCGACGAGGTGGACGCCTCCAATCTGCAGCGGCAGATCATCCACGGCGAATCCGATATCGGCCGGTCCAAGGCCGACAGCGCGCGCGAGTCGATCCTCGAGATCAATTCCGGAATCACGGTGCGGCTGCACAAGATTCGCCTGGAGCCGGAGAACGCGGTCGAGCTGTTCGCCGAGTACGACCTGATCGTCGACGGCACCGACAACTTCGCCACCCGCTACCTGGTCAACGACGCCGCCGTGCTGGCGGGCAAACCGTACGTCTGGGGCTCGATCTACCGGTTCGAGGGCCAGGTGTCGGTGTTCTGGGAGGACGCCCCCGACGGCCGCGGCATCAACTACCGCGACCTGTACCCGGAGGCGCCGCCGCCGGGCATGGTGCCCTCCTGCGCCGAGGGCGGCGTGCTGGGCGTGCTGTGCGCGTCGATCGGGTCGGTCATGGTCACCGAGGCGATCAAGCTGATCACCGGCATCGGCGAGTCGCTGCTGGGCCGCCTCATGGTCTACGACGCCCTGGACATGAACTACCGCACCATCAAGCTGCGCCGCGACCCGGAGCGGCAGCCCATCACCGAGCTCATCGACTACGAGGCGTTCTGCGGCGTGGTGTCGGAGGAGGGGCAGGCCGCGGCCGCCGGGTCCACCGTCACCGCGCGCGAGCTGAAGGAGATGCTCGACGCGGGCAAGGATGTCGCGATCATCGACGTGCGCGAGCCGGTGGAGTGGGACATCGTCCGCATCGAGGGCGCGACGCTGATTCCCAAGGACCGCATCCTGTCCGGCGAGGCGCTGGCCGAGCTGCCGCAGAACCGGCCGATCGTGCTGCACTGCAAGTCCGGTGTGCGCTCGGCCGAGGCGCTGGCCGCGCTGAAGCGGGCCGGTTTCTCCGACGCCACGCACCTGCAGGGCGGAATTCTGGCCTGGGCCAAGCAGGTCGACCCCTCGCTGCCGGTGTACTGACGGCGCGGCGTCGGGGGCGGGCAGGGCACCCGGAGTACCGTACGGCCGTGACTAGTGTGGAACCTCCGGAGCACGTGCGGGCCACGTTCGGTCTTCGCGAAGTGACCCCGGTCGCGCTGGGCGATTGGGACGGCGGCTGGCGGTGCGGTGATGTGGTGCTCAGCCCGGTCGCCGATCATGCGCGAGCCGCCTGGTCGGCCAAGGTGCGCGAGACACTACAGGTGGACGGTTTGCGGCTGGCCCGCCCGGTGCGCGCCACGGACGGGCGTTACGTCGTATCCGGTTGGCGCGCCGACACATTCGTGGAGGGAACCCCCGAACCCCGGCACGACGAGGTGGTTTCGGTCTCGATTCGGCTGCATCGGGCCACCGCGCGGCTGGAGCGGCCGCGGTTTCTGGCCCAGCAGCCCATCGCGCCGTGGGTGGACGTGGACGTGTTCGTCGCGGCCGATCGCGCCGCGTGGGAGCCGGTGCCGCTGCGCAGCCTGAAGATCGGCGGCATGCTCCCGGTCGAGTCGCCGGACGGGCAGCGCAGCCTCGAAATGCTCACGCAGCTGGCCACTTTGCGTAAACCCGTGCAGACACCGGCGCAGCTGGTGCACGGCGATCTGTTCGGCACGGTGCTGTTCTCCGGCGCCTACACGCCCGGCCTGACCGACCTCACCCCGTACTGGCGGCCCGCACCGTGGGCGGCGGGGGTGATCGTCGTCGACGCGCTCGCGTGGGGCGGCGCCGACGACGGTTTACTGGAGCGCTGGTCGGACCTGCCGGAGTGGCCGCAGATGCTGGTGCGGGCGGTCATGTTCCGCCTCGCGGTGCACGCCCTGCACCCGCGATCCACCCCGGAGGCCTTCCCCGGCCTGGCCCGCACGGCCGACCGGATCCGATTACTCCTCTAGCCCGTCATCCCAGTTCCCGGCATGCCCCAATCTCTTGTTCCCGGCGTGCTTTTGGCCGGGAACTAGACATTCGCATAAGCCAACGAAGGCACCCGATCCACCGCGAACGATGTCCGCAGGTAGAACCACCAGGTCACCCCGCCCATCACCAGGAATGCCGCCGCGTAGGCCCAGAAGGCAGGGGCCATGCTGCCGTGAAAGTGCAGTGTGGACTCGCGCAGCGCCTGCTGCAGCACCCATCCGCCCGCCGCGCCGATCGCGCCGACGACACCGATCGCCGCGCCGCCCTGGCGCTTGGCCGCCATCGCCGCCTCCTCCGGATCCCGGCCCGCCTCGCTGGCCCGCCGCCGCGCCTGCGCGCCGAAGATCGAGGGGATCATCCGGTAGGTCGAGCCGTTGCCGATGCCGGTCAGCACGAACAGCAGCAGGAACGAAATCAGGTACAGCGGAAAGCTCTTCGCCGACAGCGACGCCACGATCAACGCCGTCGCCACCGCCATGCCGCCGAAGACGCCGACGGTGATGCGCGCCCCGGACAGCCGGTCGGCGATCCAGCCGCCGAACGGGCGGCTCAGCGAGCCCACGAACGCGCCCAGGAAGGCCAGATTGCCGAGGGTGCTCATCCAGCCGATCTTCGCCAGGTCCGGGAAGTTCGATTTGATCAGCGTCGGGAAGGCGAAGGAGAACCCGATGAACGAGCCGAAGGTGCCGACGTAGAGCACCGACATGATCCAGGTGTGCCGGTTGGTCAGCGCCAGCCGGTAGGAGCTGCCGTCGGCCCTGGCGCCCGTGATCGAGTCCATATAGCGCAGCGCGGCGGCCATGGCGACCAGGATGAACGGAATCCACATCAGCACCGCGAGCGTGATGCCGAATCGGTAGCCGGCCGCGTCCTTGGCCATGATGTGCGTGCCGAGGGTGATGATCAGCGGCACGAACAGCTGGGTCTGGGCGACGCCGAGGTTACCGCCGGCGGCGTTGATGCCCAGGGCCGCACCCTTTTTCCCCTCGGGGAAGAAGAAGTTGATATTGGCCATCGAGGACGAGAAGTTACCGCCGCCGACACCCGCCAGCGCGGCCAGCACCAGGAAAACCCAGAACGGTGTGCCGGGCCGGTTCACGAAATACGCCAGGCCCACCGTCGGCACCAGCAACATGCCCGCGCTGAACACCGTGAAGGCCCGGCCGCCGAATTTCGGAATGGCGAAGGTGTACGGAATGCGCAGCGCCGCACCGACCAGTGTGGGGGTGGAGGTGAGCAGCAGCGAATTGCCCACGGCCACCGGATTTCCCTTGCCGAGCCCGTCCAGGAATTCGAATCCCGCCGAGCCCATGGCGGTGACCACGCTGGCCCACAGCACCCAGATGCTGAAGCCCAGATTCTCGGCGAAGACGGACAGGCCCAGGTTCTTGCGCGCGGTCTGCCGCCCGCCGTTCTCCCAGAATGTCTCGTTGTCCGGCTCCCAGCGGTCGAGCCAACGTCCCCGCCGGGAATAGCTGAAGGTGTCCGCGGAGGCGGCCACGGCATCGGTGGTCATCGAAGTCCTCTCGAGGCTGGGTACGACCGACCGAGCAGACGACGAGCAACCGATCCCCA contains:
- a CDS encoding TIGR02569 family protein; this encodes MTSVEPPEHVRATFGLREVTPVALGDWDGGWRCGDVVLSPVADHARAAWSAKVRETLQVDGLRLARPVRATDGRYVVSGWRADTFVEGTPEPRHDEVVSVSIRLHRATARLERPRFLAQQPIAPWVDVDVFVAADRAAWEPVPLRSLKIGGMLPVESPDGQRSLEMLTQLATLRKPVQTPAQLVHGDLFGTVLFSGAYTPGLTDLTPYWRPAPWAAGVIVVDALAWGGADDGLLERWSDLPEWPQMLVRAVMFRLAVHALHPRSTPEAFPGLARTADRIRLLL
- a CDS encoding DUF3152 domain-containing protein, giving the protein MTDQRGRPTDGRDSRRPVGAGASRANAPGSKRKGKQQVEVYDPLGLYDEDARWDGVASHQPLRASWDPTASDARTRPDRDTRKRNALSRFVHAYGWRAYALPVLFVITVLVAVDAVKGGGDSTGSGVPGLGRLSQRTDRAGIIGAPPKGDGKFAGDLPTGALPEGGPFAETGMGTWHVVPGTAAPVGAAQAHMFTYTVEIENGIDTSGIGGDDSVAKMVEATLANPKSWTHDPRFGFRRVDSGDPDFRVSLTSRQTTKGACGFEIPIDSSCYNSDLGRVVLSEVRWVRGALAFEGDIGSYRQYQINHEVGHAIGYHEHQPCETDGGLAPVMMQQTFGTRNNEIAALDPHGVVPMDGKKCRFNPWPYPRR
- a CDS encoding MFS transporter — protein: MTTDAVAASADTFSYSRRGRWLDRWEPDNETFWENGGRQTARKNLGLSVFAENLGFSIWVLWASVVTAMGSAGFEFLDGLGKGNPVAVGNSLLLTSTPTLVGAALRIPYTFAIPKFGGRAFTVFSAGMLLVPTVGLAYFVNRPGTPFWVFLVLAALAGVGGGNFSSSMANINFFFPEGKKGAALGINAAGGNLGVAQTQLFVPLIITLGTHIMAKDAAGYRFGITLAVLMWIPFILVAMAAALRYMDSITGARADGSSYRLALTNRHTWIMSVLYVGTFGSFIGFSFAFPTLIKSNFPDLAKIGWMSTLGNLAFLGAFVGSLSRPFGGWIADRLSGARITVGVFGGMAVATALIVASLSAKSFPLYLISFLLLFVLTGIGNGSTYRMIPSIFGAQARRRASEAGRDPEEAAMAAKRQGGAAIGVVGAIGAAGGWVLQQALRESTLHFHGSMAPAFWAYAAAFLVMGGVTWWFYLRTSFAVDRVPSLAYANV
- a CDS encoding DUF3107 domain-containing protein, which encodes MEVKIGISDSPRELVISSSQTPEEVEAAVSGALQGKDSVVSLTDEKGRKYLIQAAKVAYVEIGTSTSGRVGFAAV
- a CDS encoding alpha/beta fold hydrolase → MSLADTVSTAARNAWALTLGDGLEEPRPTPSTVLWDEPHRLLRRYDRPADAPAVDDAAVLLVPPLAAPACCFDLRPDQSVARFLLDTGRHPYLIDYGEIGFADRRMGFEDWIDDILPAAIGRASADRDGAPVDLIGWSLGGVLALLTAAADAALPIRSITAVGAPLDYDRMIGVPQMRALARFTRGMGTSTLVRAAGGVPAALTRIGYRVTSWERELRRPLFIATNITDAETLGRMQTIDRFQAQLPGYPGRLYNQLWSRFMLANDIGRGVVRLGEHEIALADVTVPVLLVGGPTDVITPAAAVRHGTVTLTGAPEIRYETAPGSHLGILTGPSARDTTWTYLEKFLRDQR
- a CDS encoding TetR/AcrR family transcriptional regulator — encoded protein: MTDLVDRMTSNRLSPEAMAPSKRGTRLPRDARRAQLLAAASEVFVLRGYHAAGMDEISQCAGVSKPVLYQHFSSKLELYLAVLQNYSDVLVSSVRQALRSTTDNRQRVRAAVQAYFDFVDHETQGFRLVFESDLTSEPQVQRRVEQATEACVDAVFDLVAHDSGLDPYRARILAVGLVGASQITARYWLEADRPIPKEEAVDTTVQLCWGGLSHVPVRQG
- a CDS encoding ferritin-like fold-containing protein — protein: MGANPPAALGVSPASDGRIPADHPGVTDLFAVLAYGEISAFYRLAEEAKLSPSLRGKVAVATMAAAEMNHFHTLEQALRQRGVDVFDAMAPFVRALDAYHDSTDPSTWLESMVKFYVGDGIAADFYTVLSDALAPEVAAVVRDVLAETSHSQFVVEEVRRAVTESRSERDRLTLWGRRLLGEAITQAQYVMAQRDELTELVLAATGDLNGIAALFERMQASHTERMRVLGLG
- a CDS encoding DEAD/DEAH box helicase → MTDTLVTAELDPTHTAPSFAELGVREEVVRALGEIGIERTFAIQELTLPLALAGEDLIGQARTGMGKTFGFGVPLLHRIASSDSGTTPLDGTPRALIIVPTRELCIQVTQDLENASKYLTNHQGPLRVTSIYGGRPYEAQIEALRGGVDVVVGTPGRLLDLAEQQHLVLGKVAVLVLDEADEMLDLGFLPDIERILTMVPEQRQTMLFSATMPGPIITLARTFLHKPTHIRAEEPHDSAVHDRTAQFVYRAHALDKSELVARILQAESRGATMIFTRTKRTAQKVADELAERGFAVGAVHGDLGQIAREKALDKFRKGKIDVLVATDVAARGIDIDDVTHVINYQCPEDEKTYVHRIGRTGRAGRTGVAVTLVDWDELNRWAAIDSALGLGIPEAVETYSRSPHLFTDLGIPENANGMPRRKPVRDEDAVVVEREPRAPRTRKRRRTRGGKPVDGAEVETTENTDTATEVTAAVTDSAADDPADTADKPARRRRRRRRGGAEDGAEAETGGTAVESAEPAAAQETNGEDTGEQADKPARRRRRRRKPSGESGAEAITEAQIAVATV
- the moeZ gene encoding adenylyltransferase/sulfurtransferase MoeZ, yielding MSSAKSLPPLVEPAAELTKDEVARYSRHLIIPDLGMDGQKRLKNAKVLVIGAGGLGSPALLYLAAAGVGTLGIVEFDEVDASNLQRQIIHGESDIGRSKADSARESILEINSGITVRLHKIRLEPENAVELFAEYDLIVDGTDNFATRYLVNDAAVLAGKPYVWGSIYRFEGQVSVFWEDAPDGRGINYRDLYPEAPPPGMVPSCAEGGVLGVLCASIGSVMVTEAIKLITGIGESLLGRLMVYDALDMNYRTIKLRRDPERQPITELIDYEAFCGVVSEEGQAAAAGSTVTARELKEMLDAGKDVAIIDVREPVEWDIVRIEGATLIPKDRILSGEALAELPQNRPIVLHCKSGVRSAEALAALKRAGFSDATHLQGGILAWAKQVDPSLPVY